A window of the Ipomoea triloba cultivar NCNSP0323 chromosome 14, ASM357664v1 genome harbors these coding sequences:
- the LOC116004772 gene encoding uncharacterized protein LOC116004772 — MAEKRQREESLETMEGEISKRSKPFDHILSILEEEEEEEPKGALEVEAELGIFTTLQQEISSSSSSSSSSESEFGPIIRDPAHGVSPDPSSTEDDDRIDVIRHLLEASDDELGIPNLRTDGGDNADENGADGQGFPFSLCDDGLWEFEDQSANYYYLLQAELFM; from the coding sequence atgGCCGAGAAGCGGCAAAGAGAGGAAAGCTTAGAAACAATGGAAGGAGAAATTTCGAAGCGCTCCAAGCCGTTCGATCACATCCTCTCCATTctggaagaggaagaagaagaggagccGAAAGGAGCCCTAGAAGTCGAAGCCGAGTTAGGCATTTTCACTACTCTTCAACAGGAGatctcttcttcttcgtcttcgTCTTCGTCTTCTGAGTCCGAATTTGGGCCGATTATCCGCGACCCGGCCCACGGAGTGAGTCCGGATCCGAGCTCAACCGAAGATGACGACAGAATCGACGTCATCAGGCACCTTCTGGAAGCGTCTGACGACGAGCTCGGCATTCCGAATCTACGGACGGACGGCGGAGATAACGCCGATGAGAATGGGGCGGACGGCCAGGGTTTTCCGTTCTCTTTGTGCGATGATGGATTGTGGGAGTTTGAAGATCAATCTGCTAACTACTATTATTTGCTGCAGGCTGAGCTTTTCatgtag